In Nerophis ophidion isolate RoL-2023_Sa linkage group LG03, RoL_Noph_v1.0, whole genome shotgun sequence, the following are encoded in one genomic region:
- the rsrp1 gene encoding arginine/serine-rich protein 1: MTKRDECNPMAHSFDKCSPSSHCSSSGSSPSSTSGSNKGKHRSSSCSSGSSSRSRSRSHPRCHRHSHCRGHRKYSRDRRHPSRSHRAHSRSYSRSPSPDRYRRHSSSRCSFGWKKNSTTRRRFDRLSKSPSTSYSRSSASSGRSGSLSLEDKRQLLKTAKVNAIKQQRAEKLELPKHVKPILPEEPDWGEPITGPWVRPLPEKMWSQNNEVEPTMATLKIFPKSKTITFNINNCVVKPTVTSPSSASITANVDSYEGRRPYGHWIPVMSSARKPARYKSH, translated from the exons ATGACCAAAAGAGACGAGTGCAATCCAATGGCCCACAGTTTTGATAAGTGCAGTCCTTCATCCCACTGCTCCAGTTCTGGAAGTAGCCCCTCTTCGACTTCTGGCAGCAACAAGGGAAAACACAGGTCTTCATCATGCAGTAGTGGTTCCTCCTCTCGTTCCAGATCCCGCTCGCATCCTCGTTGCCATAGACATTCCCACTGTCGTGGTCATCGAAAGTACAGTCGTGACCGCCGCCATCCATCACGCAGCCACAGGGCACACTCTCGATCCTACAGCCGCTCACCCTCGCCGGACAG ATACCGCAGACATTCCAGCTCCAGGTGTTCGTTTGGTTGGAAAAAGAACAGCACCACTCGGAGGCGATTTGACAGGTTATCAAAATCGCCATCCACATCCTACAGCAGATCTTCAGCATCCTCAGGACGTTCAGGAAGCTTGAGCTTGGAAG ATAAAAGACAACTACTAAAAACGGCAAAGGTCAACGCCATAAAGCAGCAGAGAGCAGAGAAACTGGAACTTCCTAAACATGTGAAACCAATCCTGCCAGAGGAGCCAGATTGGGGGGAACCAATTACAGGGCCATGGGTGAGACCACTCCCTGAAAAGATGTGGTCACAG AACAATGAAGTAGAACCAACCATGGCCACCCTGAAGATTTTTCCCAAATCAAAAACCATCACTTTCAACATCAAT AACTGTGTGGTAAAGCCAACAGTGACATCGCCATCGAGTGCCAGCATAACTGCCAACGTCGACAGCTACGAAGGCAGGAGGCCCTATGGCCACTGGATCCCTGTCATGTCCAGTGCACGCAAACCAGCACGCTACAAGTCACATTAG